One stretch of Synergistes jonesii DNA includes these proteins:
- a CDS encoding PadR family transcriptional regulator translates to MEKCACRGSFLERFIQPSILLLLSKKPMHGFSILKSLYKSDLMDYSSLDPTGLYRMLKKMEEAGLLSSEVENENGLQGRRVYSITQEGRVCLVFWRATLLDYQKKIVRLAEAIPENVEDGLE, encoded by the coding sequence ATGGAAAAGTGCGCGTGCCGTGGTTCGTTTCTTGAGAGATTCATCCAACCGTCGATACTGTTGCTTCTCAGCAAAAAGCCGATGCACGGCTTTTCGATCCTGAAAAGCCTCTACAAAAGCGACCTGATGGATTACAGCTCGCTGGACCCGACCGGACTCTATAGGATGCTGAAGAAGATGGAGGAGGCCGGTCTGCTCAGCTCTGAAGTCGAAAATGAAAACGGCCTGCAGGGAAGGCGCGTCTATTCGATAACGCAGGAGGGGCGCGTCTGCCTTGTGTTCTGGAGGGCGACGCTGCTCGACTATCAGAAGAAGATCGTGCGGCTCGCGGAGGCGATACCGGAGAACGTGGAGGACGGCCTCGAATAA
- a CDS encoding helix-turn-helix domain-containing protein, translating to MIKYFPVSALSDKDKKIIIKKFPLAGTPAEADYTGDGTVFLVVVQGRPAKMFYPLKNREGTPELPEEFFVNIHPEAEGLTNIYLGRVSGGVFFAMRRLEEKEKSSVTDEYMSVSSAAQIIGVTRAHLSHLCAKGRVPGAQRIGRFYLVPREWVAARVLARVGSVTRAEAARRLGVSRQYVGQLVRSGKLETADDGRVILDSLARLMAEREGK from the coding sequence ATGATAAAGTATTTTCCAGTTTCAGCGTTAAGCGACAAAGATAAAAAAATAATCATAAAGAAATTCCCGCTCGCCGGCACGCCGGCCGAAGCGGATTATACCGGCGACGGTACAGTGTTTCTCGTCGTCGTGCAGGGGCGTCCCGCGAAAATGTTCTACCCGCTCAAAAACAGAGAGGGGACGCCGGAGCTGCCGGAGGAGTTCTTCGTGAACATACACCCTGAAGCGGAGGGGCTGACCAACATCTATCTTGGCAGGGTGTCGGGCGGCGTATTTTTCGCCATGCGCCGACTTGAGGAAAAAGAAAAATCCTCCGTAACTGATGAATACATGTCCGTCTCCAGCGCGGCGCAGATTATCGGCGTCACGCGGGCGCATTTGTCGCATCTCTGCGCGAAAGGCCGCGTTCCCGGCGCCCAGCGCATCGGGCGCTTCTATCTCGTGCCGCGCGAATGGGTGGCGGCGCGCGTGCTGGCTCGAGTCGGCAGCGTCACGCGCGCCGAAGCGGCACGGCGCCTGGGCGTATCCCGCCAGTATGTAGGGCAGCTCGTTCGGTCTGGCAAGCTGGAAACCGCCGACGATGGGCGCGTAATACTGGACTCGCTTGCGCGCCTGATGGCGGAGCGGGAAGGAAAATAA
- a CDS encoding homocysteine S-methyltransferase family protein produces MSRRIVMMDGAVGTSLWEKAEKKVSVWHYNIEEPKIVAELHSEYLAAGSQIILANTFAANGAEVARDSSYTVRQVVGTGVRIAKETINGKAKVGLAIGPLTGLLKPFGEITADRAKELFEEQIGCGMEEGPDLIYIQTFMDLEMMKIAIRAAKHYDVPVLCSMSFMGGVNAAGKKPKKAHTMMGNSVKDIVDAAVELKVDAIGINCSMGPVDALPVLREYRETTDLPLVFKPNAGKPKMGDGQAAGAEFDIETFADDVLPAVDAGATYIGGCCGSNPAYIKRLAEKVRAKLEAEG; encoded by the coding sequence ATGTCCAGAAGAATAGTGATGATGGACGGGGCTGTCGGAACCAGCCTCTGGGAAAAAGCGGAGAAAAAGGTGTCGGTGTGGCACTACAACATCGAAGAGCCGAAGATAGTCGCCGAGCTGCACTCCGAATATCTTGCGGCGGGCTCGCAGATAATCCTCGCCAACACCTTCGCCGCCAACGGCGCGGAGGTGGCTCGCGACAGCTCCTACACGGTCAGGCAGGTCGTGGGCACCGGTGTAAGGATCGCGAAGGAGACGATCAACGGAAAGGCGAAGGTCGGGCTCGCTATCGGACCTCTGACCGGCTTGCTGAAGCCCTTCGGCGAGATCACGGCCGACCGGGCGAAGGAGCTCTTCGAGGAGCAGATCGGCTGCGGAATGGAAGAAGGGCCTGACCTCATTTACATTCAAACCTTCATGGACCTCGAGATGATGAAGATAGCGATTCGCGCCGCGAAGCATTACGACGTGCCCGTGCTCTGCTCGATGAGCTTCATGGGCGGAGTGAACGCCGCCGGCAAAAAGCCGAAAAAGGCTCACACGATGATGGGCAACTCCGTCAAGGATATAGTGGACGCCGCCGTCGAACTCAAGGTGGACGCGATAGGCATCAACTGTTCGATGGGCCCCGTCGACGCGCTGCCGGTGCTCAGGGAGTACAGGGAAACCACCGATCTGCCGCTGGTCTTCAAGCCGAACGCGGGAAAGCCGAAGATGGGCGACGGGCAGGCGGCCGGCGCCGAGTTCGACATCGAAACCTTCGCCGACGACGTGCTGCCCGCGGTGGACGCCGGAGCGACGTACATCGGCGGCTGCTGCGGCTCCAACCCGGCCTACATCAAGCGCCTCGCCGAAAAGGTCAGGGCGAAGCTGGAAGCCGAAGGCTAA
- the cbiD gene encoding cobalt-precorrin-5B (C(1))-methyltransferase CbiD, which translates to MESNKKLREGYSTGSCAAAAAKAAALRAMGAPCPAAVEVTTPEDKIFTLPVNGYHDGSCGVVKDAGDDVDATDGILIRAAVELLPGGEILFEAGEGVGSVTLPGLKLPVGEPAINPVPREMIERAVRDVIGARGARVTISSPQGREVAKRTFNPRLGIVGGISILGTTGRVKPMDEASLLESMTLEINTHAAAGEKIIAVAFAGMGEKALRCAYRITNRSVVQCGNYIGHAIDESARLGLKRLLIGGHPGKLLKVAAGTFSTHNRVGGGSKEALCAQAAIAGAPPDTVKRLYECSTSEEALHAVRESGLDFLWDILARIAAKRCAERVFGDIEAAVAFIDNNANILGATENATSFAEEIRNEK; encoded by the coding sequence ATGGAATCGAATAAGAAACTTCGCGAGGGATATTCCACGGGGAGCTGCGCGGCGGCCGCCGCGAAGGCGGCGGCGCTGCGCGCCATGGGCGCCCCCTGCCCCGCCGCGGTGGAGGTAACGACGCCGGAGGATAAAATTTTCACGCTTCCGGTGAACGGCTATCACGACGGCAGCTGCGGCGTGGTGAAGGATGCGGGCGACGACGTAGACGCGACCGACGGCATCCTCATCAGGGCGGCGGTCGAACTTCTGCCGGGCGGCGAGATACTCTTTGAGGCCGGAGAGGGCGTCGGCAGCGTGACGCTGCCGGGGCTCAAGCTTCCCGTCGGAGAGCCGGCGATAAACCCCGTGCCGCGCGAGATGATCGAGCGCGCGGTGCGCGACGTGATAGGGGCGCGCGGCGCGCGCGTGACGATCTCGTCGCCGCAGGGCAGAGAAGTCGCGAAGAGGACGTTCAACCCAAGGCTCGGCATAGTCGGCGGCATTTCGATACTCGGCACCACGGGGCGCGTCAAGCCGATGGACGAGGCGTCGCTGCTCGAGTCGATGACGCTCGAGATCAACACGCACGCGGCGGCCGGAGAGAAAATAATCGCGGTCGCCTTCGCTGGCATGGGAGAGAAGGCGCTGCGGTGCGCTTACCGCATAACGAACCGCTCCGTCGTGCAGTGCGGGAACTACATCGGCCACGCGATAGACGAATCGGCGCGCCTCGGACTGAAGCGACTGCTGATCGGCGGACACCCGGGAAAACTGCTGAAGGTCGCGGCCGGCACTTTCAGCACTCACAACCGCGTCGGCGGAGGCTCTAAGGAGGCCCTCTGCGCCCAGGCCGCGATCGCCGGAGCCCCGCCGGATACGGTGAAGAGGCTGTACGAGTGCTCGACGTCGGAGGAGGCGCTTCACGCGGTGCGTGAAAGCGGGCTCGATTTTTTATGGGACATTCTGGCGCGCATCGCGGCGAAGCGCTGCGCCGAACGCGTCTTCGGAGATATAGAAGCAGCGGTCGCGTTCATCGACAACAATGCCAACATTCTCGGCGCGACTGAGAACGCTACCTCTTTTGCGGAGGAGATAAGAAATGAAAAATAA
- a CDS encoding ABC transporter substrate-binding protein gives MAPRIILYILIMFMLSPFRADAEARRIVSLYPGHTDNIVALGEEKRLVAISKNDDGETLPQLKRFSARSSAEEILALKPDLVLTRGLAERQNPQLRSVLERAGVRVVSIEPPQWDDFASYLRELAELIGCDPEAAEAKLKKIRKSIAAEASKRSKGKKPAVFVEATAKELHTCSPGSWAAKLIELAGGRNAAADAKPIRSGSAIAPYGLERILKAAAAREIDVYIVQRGAMNAADMDALAARPWYTALKDIKTAVVPENELSRPSLLGLEAGGRRLIKIFYGE, from the coding sequence ATGGCACCCAGAATAATCTTATATATTCTCATTATGTTTATGCTCTCGCCCTTCCGCGCCGACGCGGAGGCGAGGCGCATAGTCTCACTCTATCCGGGGCATACCGACAATATCGTCGCTCTCGGCGAAGAAAAGCGCCTGGTCGCGATATCCAAAAACGACGACGGCGAGACGCTTCCGCAGCTGAAACGCTTCTCGGCGAGAAGCAGCGCCGAGGAAATACTGGCCCTTAAGCCGGATTTGGTTTTGACGCGCGGCCTGGCTGAGCGCCAAAACCCGCAGCTGCGCAGCGTGCTCGAGCGCGCCGGCGTGCGCGTCGTCTCGATAGAGCCGCCTCAGTGGGACGATTTCGCGTCGTATCTCAGGGAGCTCGCGGAGCTCATAGGCTGCGACCCGGAGGCCGCCGAAGCCAAGCTCAAAAAAATCCGCAAATCGATAGCGGCCGAAGCGTCGAAGAGATCGAAGGGCAAAAAGCCCGCGGTCTTCGTCGAAGCCACCGCGAAGGAGCTGCACACTTGTTCGCCGGGATCGTGGGCCGCAAAGCTTATCGAGCTTGCCGGCGGCAGGAACGCGGCCGCCGACGCGAAGCCGATCAGAAGCGGCAGCGCGATAGCCCCCTACGGCCTCGAGAGGATACTGAAGGCCGCGGCGGCCAGAGAGATAGACGTCTACATCGTGCAGCGCGGCGCGATGAACGCGGCCGACATGGACGCGCTCGCCGCGCGCCCGTGGTATACGGCGCTGAAGGATATCAAAACGGCTGTCGTGCCGGAAAACGAACTGAGCCGCCCCTCGCTGCTCGGCCTCGAAGCCGGCGGCAGACGGCTTATCAAAATATTTTACGGCGAGTGA
- a CDS encoding ABC transporter ATP-binding protein, with amino-acid sequence MKLYAFSGLSAGYGGKTVIDGISGGIERGRITALIGPNGGGKSTLLRTLGGLGRYGGSLSFGSREVKDIPRRDFGRMVGFLPQSTSVRAAFSVYEVISLGRLPFHGALEPMRRQDDAIVLESAELAGVEHLLFRTVTELSGGERQRVLFAMTLAQRPGTFLLDEPTSALDPNHSRRIFELLRELAAEGRSVVAAVHDLNSAISYCDDFIALKDGKIRACGPVGLLDGDILRGLYGINFRRYRSEDGKIAWHPE; translated from the coding sequence GTGAAGCTCTACGCGTTCAGCGGCCTCAGCGCCGGATACGGCGGGAAAACGGTGATAGACGGCATAAGCGGCGGAATAGAGCGTGGCAGGATCACGGCGCTTATCGGGCCGAACGGAGGGGGCAAGAGCACGCTGCTGCGCACGCTCGGCGGGCTCGGACGCTACGGAGGCAGCCTGTCTTTCGGCTCCAGGGAGGTAAAGGATATCCCGCGCCGCGATTTCGGCCGCATGGTCGGCTTCCTGCCGCAGAGCACGAGCGTCAGGGCGGCCTTTTCGGTATACGAGGTCATCTCGCTCGGGCGCCTCCCCTTCCACGGCGCGCTCGAACCGATGAGACGGCAGGACGACGCGATAGTCCTTGAAAGCGCGGAGCTTGCCGGCGTAGAACATCTGCTTTTCCGCACGGTGACGGAGCTTTCCGGAGGAGAGAGGCAGCGCGTGCTCTTCGCGATGACGCTCGCTCAGAGGCCGGGGACCTTTCTGCTCGACGAGCCGACCTCGGCGCTCGACCCGAACCATTCGCGCCGGATATTCGAGCTGCTGCGCGAACTCGCGGCGGAGGGCAGAAGCGTAGTCGCCGCGGTGCACGACCTCAACAGCGCGATATCGTACTGCGACGACTTTATAGCGCTCAAGGACGGTAAGATCAGAGCCTGCGGCCCGGTAGGATTGCTCGACGGAGACATCCTGCGCGGGCTTTACGGGATAAATTTCCGCCGCTACAGATCGGAGGATGGCAAAATCGCATGGCACCCAGAATAA
- a CDS encoding ornithine cyclodeaminase family protein: MYTANEAQLKAFKKEHAYLKTKLDLGKEILWLTRSECIKAGPSVEETLAIVKDAMTAHGKKEYEMPAKIGIHPFEDVFFHAMPAYVPGKTACGMKWIECFPRNPREYELPQTTGLQIMNDVMTGVPVAVMDCTWLTAMRTPAVTALAAAALHPDAKTFGMFGCGVQGVGHVRFVAKTLKKLERIYIYDKYPECMDRLMAQVRGEVGVPIVKAKSVEEAVKSCEVLSSATFIVRKPMAIAKKEWVRKGQTILPCDLNTFWEPSIALEADKYIVDSSDEHELFNEMGYFPDGLPKIFCETGEMLAGLKEGRAKRGELIVCSNIGISTNDIAMGQAILSRALEMGIGTKMKL; this comes from the coding sequence ATGTACACCGCGAATGAAGCACAGCTGAAGGCGTTTAAGAAGGAGCACGCTTATCTGAAGACAAAGCTCGACCTTGGGAAGGAGATACTTTGGTTAACAAGATCTGAATGCATCAAGGCGGGGCCGAGCGTCGAGGAAACGCTCGCTATAGTGAAGGACGCGATGACAGCGCACGGGAAGAAAGAGTACGAGATGCCGGCAAAGATAGGAATACATCCCTTCGAGGACGTATTTTTCCATGCGATGCCGGCCTACGTCCCCGGCAAAACGGCCTGCGGTATGAAATGGATAGAGTGCTTCCCACGCAACCCGCGAGAATATGAGCTGCCGCAGACTACGGGGCTGCAGATAATGAACGACGTGATGACGGGCGTGCCGGTCGCCGTTATGGACTGTACGTGGCTGACCGCGATGAGGACCCCGGCCGTCACGGCGCTCGCGGCCGCCGCGCTGCATCCGGATGCAAAGACCTTCGGCATGTTCGGCTGCGGCGTGCAGGGTGTCGGGCACGTCCGCTTCGTCGCGAAGACGCTGAAGAAGCTTGAGCGCATATATATCTACGACAAATATCCGGAGTGCATGGACCGGCTGATGGCGCAGGTGCGCGGCGAGGTCGGCGTGCCGATAGTCAAGGCGAAGAGCGTTGAGGAGGCCGTCAAGAGCTGTGAGGTGCTGAGCTCTGCGACGTTCATCGTGCGCAAGCCGATGGCTATCGCGAAAAAGGAATGGGTACGGAAGGGGCAGACGATTCTGCCGTGCGACCTCAACACTTTCTGGGAACCGTCGATCGCGCTTGAGGCGGACAAGTATATCGTCGACAGCTCCGACGAGCACGAGCTCTTCAATGAAATGGGCTACTTCCCCGACGGGCTGCCGAAAATTTTCTGCGAGACGGGCGAGATGCTTGCCGGACTGAAGGAGGGGCGCGCGAAGCGCGGCGAATTGATAGTCTGCAGCAACATAGGAATTTCCACGAACGACATAGCAATGGGTCAAGCGATTCTTTCGCGCGCCCTCGAAATGGGAATCGGCACGAAGATGAAGCTGTAG
- a CDS encoding sirohydrochlorin cobaltochelatase, with protein MKSFVIALVTFTLVMSGVAYAGAPKDKPDKKGVLIVAFGTSMPDARKAIDNLVNSAKAAFPGTEVRLAYTSNIIRNKIAKEQKVNIPTPTSALAQMNDEGFTHVYVMPTHIIPGEEYDDISGVVNGFAAIKGKYEFRELKLARPYLSSADDCDAMADILVKRFAKDLANAGTEIVLMGHGTPHHAANAMYSQLQLSLDKKAPGRFTLGTVEAAPMIEDVVARLKHNTAVKSLVISPLMIVAGDHANNDLAGRDDPESWYNQLKGAGYKDIKAHLVGLGEDEGIAKLFVAKIKDMMK; from the coding sequence GTGAAATCATTTGTAATAGCGCTCGTAACGTTTACACTCGTAATGTCAGGCGTCGCCTACGCCGGCGCGCCGAAGGACAAGCCGGACAAAAAGGGCGTCCTGATCGTCGCCTTCGGCACCTCGATGCCGGATGCGAGAAAGGCGATCGACAACCTCGTCAATTCCGCTAAGGCGGCCTTCCCGGGGACGGAGGTGCGCCTCGCCTATACGTCGAACATCATCCGTAATAAGATAGCCAAGGAGCAGAAGGTCAATATCCCGACGCCGACGTCGGCCCTCGCTCAGATGAACGACGAAGGTTTCACCCACGTATACGTGATGCCGACGCATATCATACCCGGGGAAGAGTACGACGACATTTCGGGCGTGGTTAACGGCTTCGCGGCGATAAAGGGAAAGTACGAATTCAGGGAGCTGAAGCTCGCGCGCCCCTATCTCTCGTCAGCCGACGACTGCGACGCGATGGCCGATATCCTTGTAAAGCGCTTCGCGAAGGATCTCGCGAACGCCGGGACGGAGATCGTCCTTATGGGGCACGGCACGCCGCATCACGCGGCAAACGCCATGTACAGCCAGCTTCAGCTCTCGCTCGATAAGAAGGCCCCCGGGCGCTTCACGCTCGGCACAGTAGAAGCGGCGCCGATGATCGAAGACGTCGTCGCGCGCCTCAAACACAACACAGCCGTAAAGTCGCTCGTTATTTCGCCTCTCATGATCGTTGCGGGCGATCACGCTAACAACGACCTCGCCGGCAGGGATGACCCCGAGTCATGGTACAACCAGCTGAAGGGTGCCGGCTACAAGGATATCAAGGCACACTTGGTCGGGCTCGGGGAGGATGAAGGGATAGCGAAGCTCTTCGTAGCAAAGATAAAGGATATGATGAAATAA
- a CDS encoding FecCD family ABC transporter permease, translating to MTDAEELSRHRGKLSGKRLRLAALLCLLLFISALWRLGAGEWDIPAARVAALLNPFLDESMGASPEALVVRSIRLPRFFAAVGCGGLLAASGAVLQGLLTNALAEPYTLGIAAGAAFGGALGFFLDSYAVVPMAFLGAMSSLWLVSLIAARSGGGASSIVLAGVVMNAILSAGVTFLKAIADDRLGAIVLWLMGSLSGASPSAAVIVWCSSLILFVPAFVCARQIDACSLSEGQGELLGVEEKKLRALLLAVSSLATAAVVSFFGIIGFVGLVVPHLTRSFIGPSTRPLLVFCFLGGGLLLVLADGAAQAMGELPVGVITALIGGPFFCWILIRGKAGA from the coding sequence ATGACCGACGCCGAAGAGCTTTCGAGGCACAGGGGAAAACTCAGCGGCAAGCGCCTGCGGTTGGCGGCGCTGCTCTGCCTGCTGCTCTTTATCTCCGCGCTTTGGAGGCTCGGCGCGGGCGAATGGGACATACCGGCCGCCCGCGTCGCGGCGCTGTTGAATCCCTTTTTGGACGAAAGCATGGGCGCGTCGCCGGAGGCTCTTGTCGTAAGGAGCATCCGGCTGCCCCGCTTTTTTGCCGCCGTCGGCTGCGGCGGGCTTCTCGCCGCGTCCGGAGCGGTGCTCCAGGGGTTGCTTACTAACGCGCTCGCAGAGCCCTATACGCTCGGGATTGCGGCGGGTGCGGCGTTCGGAGGCGCGCTCGGCTTTTTTCTCGACTCGTATGCGGTGGTGCCGATGGCTTTTTTAGGCGCGATGTCCTCGCTGTGGCTCGTCAGCCTCATAGCCGCGCGCAGCGGAGGAGGCGCGTCCAGCATCGTTCTCGCCGGCGTCGTCATGAACGCGATACTCTCCGCCGGCGTGACGTTCCTCAAGGCGATCGCGGACGACCGCCTCGGAGCGATAGTCCTCTGGCTGATGGGCAGCCTTTCGGGGGCGTCGCCGTCGGCGGCCGTCATAGTCTGGTGCTCGTCTCTTATATTGTTCGTCCCCGCCTTTGTCTGCGCGCGCCAGATCGACGCCTGCTCGCTCTCCGAGGGGCAGGGCGAACTGCTCGGCGTCGAGGAGAAGAAGCTGCGCGCGCTGCTGCTTGCCGTTTCATCGCTCGCCACCGCCGCGGTAGTCAGCTTTTTCGGGATAATCGGCTTCGTCGGGCTCGTCGTGCCGCATCTTACGCGCTCCTTTATCGGGCCTTCGACGCGGCCGCTGCTCGTCTTCTGCTTCCTCGGCGGCGGGCTGCTGCTCGTGCTCGCGGACGGAGCCGCGCAGGCGATGGGCGAGCTTCCGGTCGGCGTCATCACCGCGCTGATAGGCGGCCCCTTCTTCTGCTGGATATTGATTCGCGGAAAGGCCGGCGCGTGA
- a CDS encoding DUF5714 domain-containing protein, which translates to MSANGGDERSFEAVTASCVKYFGAPQGRHPMEIVREVMDDVNFPMHNFAHHYLVPAVLLAAMSVRDGSTAESFEKRLAETAKRAKNVLPAFCGFYGACGAAVGCGIFMSVYTGTTPLSKDTWSLCNYATSGALEKMADIGGPRCCKRNTFTALKFMKQYIADNLSAELDLPEEIECGYSKFNAECIKKDCPYYKEEGE; encoded by the coding sequence ATGTCTGCAAACGGCGGCGATGAGAGGAGCTTCGAGGCTGTCACGGCGAGCTGCGTCAAATATTTCGGCGCGCCGCAGGGAAGGCACCCGATGGAGATAGTGCGCGAGGTGATGGACGACGTGAATTTTCCGATGCACAATTTCGCGCACCACTATCTCGTGCCGGCGGTGCTGCTTGCCGCGATGAGCGTGAGGGACGGCTCGACGGCCGAGAGCTTTGAGAAGAGGCTCGCCGAGACGGCGAAGCGCGCGAAGAACGTGCTTCCGGCGTTCTGCGGCTTCTACGGCGCTTGCGGAGCGGCGGTCGGCTGCGGGATTTTCATGAGCGTCTACACCGGCACGACGCCGCTGTCGAAGGATACGTGGTCCTTATGCAATTACGCGACGTCGGGCGCGCTCGAAAAGATGGCGGATATCGGCGGCCCGCGTTGCTGCAAGAGGAACACCTTCACGGCGCTCAAATTCATGAAGCAGTACATAGCCGACAATCTGTCCGCCGAGCTCGACCTGCCGGAGGAGATCGAGTGCGGCTACAGCAAGTTCAATGCCGAGTGCATCAAAAAGGATTGCCCGTACTACAAAGAGGAGGGCGAATAG
- a CDS encoding precorrin-8X methylmutase, translating to MKPKEIEQKSMWIIASEMGAWRGAPEELPIVKRVIHTTADFDFAENMRFSADAVNDAREALKRGVAIVTDTNMAAAGINKAACSRFGVEVVCRMADPAVRGEAEARGTTRAAVSMEAAAETTPDAIFAIGNAPTALLRLCELIDEGRCAPSLVIGVPVGFVNVVESKERLLAAHVPYITALGRKGGSSVASAIVNALLYGIE from the coding sequence ATGAAGCCGAAAGAGATAGAACAAAAAAGCATGTGGATAATAGCGTCGGAGATGGGGGCGTGGCGCGGCGCGCCCGAGGAGCTCCCGATAGTGAAGCGCGTGATACATACGACCGCGGATTTCGACTTCGCGGAAAACATGCGTTTTTCCGCGGACGCCGTGAACGACGCGCGCGAAGCGCTGAAAAGGGGCGTCGCGATCGTCACGGACACGAATATGGCGGCGGCCGGAATCAACAAGGCGGCCTGCTCGCGCTTCGGCGTAGAGGTCGTCTGCCGCATGGCCGACCCTGCCGTGCGCGGCGAGGCGGAAGCGCGCGGAACGACGCGCGCGGCCGTGAGCATGGAGGCGGCCGCGGAGACGACGCCGGACGCTATCTTCGCGATAGGCAACGCGCCGACCGCGCTGCTGCGCCTCTGCGAGCTGATCGACGAAGGCAGATGCGCGCCGTCGCTCGTCATAGGCGTGCCGGTCGGCTTCGTCAACGTCGTCGAATCGAAGGAGCGCCTGCTCGCGGCGCATGTGCCTTATATAACCGCGCTCGGACGCAAGGGCGGCTCTTCGGTCGCCTCCGCGATAGTTAACGCGCTGCTCTATGGAATCGAATAA
- a CDS encoding membrane protein produces MDWSGLAAGELRLTFDILFGLLIGFAVLKSGVADKLMRRLVPYLSKAGICPSLGMALTLSLGSAKAGAAFVASALDNGRISRRSAKWGTLLLSFPAYLHRWPSTMVMAASMAGLSGAIFAAILLLRSAARFALIIFILRRERAGDDVAAALPPECEAKAVRFNMRLLRSLPLAWLFFAIAYLLVPQAESFIKQWLLAGSALPLAALAVAAASMAHVSAALALAGGSLAAGELSVAQAVFALLLGNGLGVVTRVFRSNAGYYFGIFSGDMAKELLFWNIVTTSFFAVLSIVIAALPLLL; encoded by the coding sequence ATGGACTGGTCGGGACTTGCCGCGGGAGAGCTGCGGCTCACCTTCGACATTCTTTTCGGCCTTCTGATAGGCTTCGCGGTGCTGAAGAGCGGCGTTGCGGACAAGTTGATGCGGCGCCTCGTGCCGTACCTGAGCAAGGCCGGCATCTGCCCGTCGCTCGGCATGGCGCTGACGCTGAGCTTAGGCTCCGCCAAGGCGGGGGCGGCGTTCGTGGCGTCGGCTCTCGACAACGGCAGGATATCGCGGCGTTCCGCCAAGTGGGGGACCCTGCTTCTGTCGTTTCCCGCCTACCTGCACAGATGGCCGTCGACTATGGTGATGGCGGCTTCGATGGCCGGGCTCTCTGGCGCGATATTCGCGGCGATACTGCTGTTGCGCAGCGCGGCGCGCTTTGCGCTGATAATTTTCATACTGCGGCGAGAGCGCGCGGGCGACGACGTTGCTGCGGCGTTGCCGCCGGAATGCGAGGCCAAGGCCGTCCGCTTCAACATGCGGCTGCTGAGGAGCCTGCCGCTGGCGTGGCTCTTCTTCGCGATAGCGTATCTGCTCGTGCCCCAGGCCGAGAGTTTCATAAAGCAATGGCTGCTCGCCGGCAGCGCGCTGCCGCTGGCGGCCCTCGCCGTCGCCGCGGCTTCGATGGCTCACGTTTCGGCGGCGCTCGCGCTTGCCGGAGGAAGCCTCGCGGCGGGCGAGCTCAGCGTCGCGCAGGCCGTATTCGCGCTGCTGCTCGGCAACGGCCTCGGCGTCGTCACGAGAGTCTTTCGCTCCAACGCCGGCTATTATTTCGGCATTTTCAGCGGCGATATGGCAAAAGAGCTTCTTTTCTGGAATATCGTGACGACCTCCTTCTTCGCAGTGCTTTCGATAGTTATTGCGGCTCTGCCGCTTTTGTTATAA
- a CDS encoding SAM-dependent methyltransferase: MRFTVVGVGPGDPELVTLKALRAIKSADVVLTPYSPRGKFSVAERIVRESLPEVEVVPIAFPMLTDDAEREKFLIGELERIGAAWRGKESVVLPVIGDSALYATGSYLFSAWRKLVPALELSLVPGISAHQLAASRVGAFLAMGTDIFSVIPCTDDEGSVVSALLRADSAALYKPCVLKEALPGVVSKAGPWRRVVRIDRAGLEDEKIYEGAAALEAACEYLSILLLWRR, translated from the coding sequence ATGAGATTTACCGTCGTCGGAGTCGGTCCTGGGGATCCTGAGCTCGTCACGCTCAAGGCGCTGCGCGCGATAAAAAGCGCGGACGTCGTTCTGACTCCCTATTCGCCGCGCGGAAAGTTCTCCGTGGCCGAGCGCATAGTGCGCGAGAGTCTCCCGGAAGTGGAAGTAGTGCCGATCGCCTTCCCGATGTTGACCGACGACGCAGAGCGCGAAAAATTTCTGATCGGCGAACTCGAAAGAATCGGCGCCGCCTGGCGCGGCAAAGAGAGCGTCGTCCTGCCGGTCATCGGCGACTCGGCGCTCTACGCGACCGGCTCTTACCTCTTCAGCGCGTGGAGGAAGCTCGTGCCGGCACTGGAGCTCTCTTTAGTGCCTGGAATCTCGGCGCATCAGCTCGCGGCGTCGCGCGTCGGCGCGTTTCTCGCTATGGGGACGGATATTTTTTCCGTCATCCCCTGCACCGACGACGAGGGGAGCGTCGTCTCGGCTCTGTTGCGCGCGGATTCCGCTGCGCTCTATAAGCCCTGCGTCTTGAAGGAGGCTCTGCCCGGCGTCGTTTCGAAGGCGGGCCCGTGGCGGCGCGTCGTGAGGATAGACCGCGCGGGGCTCGAGGACGAAAAAATTTATGAAGGCGCGGCCGCTCTCGAGGCGGCCTGCGAATATCTTTCGATACTGCTTCTCTGGCGGCGCTGA